A stretch of Ipomoea triloba cultivar NCNSP0323 chromosome 13, ASM357664v1 DNA encodes these proteins:
- the LOC116002488 gene encoding calmodulin-like protein 8 has product MANVLNEDQIMEFQEAFSLFDKDGDGSITVEELATVIRSLDQNPTEEELQEMMNDVDTGNNGAIEFKEFLNALSKRMEDTDSEEELKEAFKVFDKDQNGYISANELRNVMISLGEKLTEEEADQMIREADLDGDGQVNYDDFVKMMMNVG; this is encoded by the exons ATGGCTAATGTATTGAATGAAGACCAAATCATGGAGTTTCAAGAAGCTTTCAGTCTATTTGACAAGGACGGCGATG GCAGCATTACTGTGGAGGAATTGGCAACAGTTATCAGGTCGTTAGATCAAAACCCAACCGAGGAAGAACTGCAGGAAATGATGAATGATGTTGATACAGGCAATAATGGAGCCATTGAGTTCAAAGAATTCTTGAACGCCCTCTCCAAAAGAATGGAG GACACAGATTCAGAAGAAGAACTTAAAGAAGCTTTCAAGGTCTTTGACAAGGATCAAAATGGTTATATTTCTGCTAACGAG TTGAGAAACGTGATGATAAGTCTTGGGGAAAAACTAACAGAAGAAGAGGCAGATCAGATGATCAGAGAGGCTGACCTGGATGGAGATGGTCAAGTCAATTATGACGATTTTGTTAAGATGATGATGAATGTTGGATAG